In Apium graveolens cultivar Ventura chromosome 10, ASM990537v1, whole genome shotgun sequence, the following are encoded in one genomic region:
- the LOC141689670 gene encoding phragmoplastin DRP1E-like yields MASMESLIGLVNRIQRACTALGDHGGGNNAFSSLWDALPSVAVVGGQSSGKSSVLESIVGRDFLPRGSGIVTRRPLVLQLQQTDKGQQEYAEFGHMPRRKFTDFAQVRREIAEETDRITGRTKMISPVPIHLSIFSPNVVNLTLIDLPGLTKVAVDGQSETIVEDIENMVRAYVEKANCIILAISPANQDIATSDAIKLAKEVDPSGERTFGVLTKLDLMDKGTNAIDVLEGRALRLQQPWVGIVNRSQADINKNTDMMSARRREQEYFATSPDYGHLASRMGSEYLAKLLSKHLETVIKARIPSITSLINKSIDELESEMDYLGRPIGIDAGAQLYTILELCRAFDKIFKEHLDGGRPGGDRIYGVFDHQLPAALRKLPFDRHLSLQNVRKIVSEADGYQPHLIAPEQGYRRLIEGSLSYFRGPAEASVDAVHFVLKELVRKSVGETQELKRFPTLQTAIANAATEALEKFRDESKKTVTRLVDMESSYLTVDFFRKLPQEIGNPPAMRMEKGGNPAVTKADKGDKGGSPAPAAINVDRSAEGHFRRIGSNVSSYVGMVSDTLRSTIPKAVVYCQVRQAKQCLLNYFYMQIGKQEGKQLGALLDEDPALMEKRLQCAKRLELYKSARDEIDSVAWVR; encoded by the exons AGTTCCGGAAAATCTTCTGTTTTGGAGAGCATAGTTGGGAGGGACTTTCTTCCGAGAGGATCCG GGATTGTCACAAGGAGACCTTTAGTATTACAACTGCAGCAGACAGATAAAGGACAGCAGGAGTATGCGGAGTTCGGTCATATGCCTCGACGAAAGTTCACCGATTTTG CACAAGTTCGCAGAGAAATTGCGGAAGAAACTGATAGGATAACTGGAAGGACAAAAATGATTTCTCCTGTTCCAATCCATCTCAGCATTTTCTCTCCTAATG TTGTAAATTTAACATTGATAGATTTGCCTGGTTTGACCAAAGTTGCTGTTG ATGGACAATCTGAAACTATTGTCGAAGATATCGAAAACATGGTTCGAGCATATGTTGAAAAA GCTAACTGCATCATATTGGCAATTTCTCCTGCCAACCAAGATATAGCAACATCAGACGCGATTAAGCTTGCCAAGGAAGTCGATCCATCGG GAGAACGAACATTTGGAGTTTTGACAAAGCTGGATTTGATGGATAAAGGAACTAACGCCATAGAT GTTCTCGAGGGAAGAGCTTTGCGATTACAGCAACCATGGGTAGGAATTGTGAACCGCTCACAAGCTGATATAAATAAAAATACTGACATGATGTCTGCAAGGAGGAGAGAAcaagaatattttgctacaagTCCTGACTACGGTCACTTGGCTAGTAGAATGGGTTCAGAATATCTAGCAAAACTTCTCTCAAAG CACTTGGAGACCGTCATTAAAGCAAGAATTCCGAGTATCACTTCCTTGATTAACAAGAGTATTGATGAGCTTGAATCAGAGATGGATTACCTTGGTAGGCCTATTGGCATTGATGCTGGG GCTCAGTTGTACACTATCTTGGAGCTTTGCCGCGCTTTTGACAAAATTTTTAAGGAGCATCTTGATGGAGG GCGACCTGGAGGTGATCGAATATATGGAGTTTTTGACCACCAGCTTCCAGCTGCATTAAGGAAACTGCCTTTTGATCGACATCTTTCTTTACAGAATGTCCGCAAAATTGTTTCAGAGGCTGATGGTTACCAGCCACACTTGATTGCCCCTGAGCAAGGTTACCGACGCCTTATTGAAGGATCACTAAGTTATTTTAGAGGCCCAGCTGAAGCTTCTGTGGATGCT GTTCATTTTGTCTTGAAAGAACTCGTAAGGAAGTCAGTTGGTGAAACTCAG GAGTTGAAGCGGTTTCCAACTCTACAAACTGCAATAGCTAATGCTGCCACTGAAGCATTGGAAAAATTTCGAGATGAAAGCAAGAAGACAGTTACAAGATTGGTGGACATGGAGTCTTCTTACCTAACTGTAGATTTCTTTCGCAAACTTCCCCAAGAAATAGGAAACCCGCCTGCCATGAGAATGGAGAAAGGGGGAAACCCAGCTGTTACAAAAGCGGATAAAGGGGATAAAGGGGGCAGCCCGGCCCCTGCTGCCATAAATGTGGATCGCTCTGCAGAGGGTCACTTCAGGCGGATAGGGTCAAATGTATCATCGTATGTGGGTATGGTGTCTGACACCCTGAGGAGTACAATTCCCAAGGCTGTGGTTTATTGTCAAGTAAGGCAAGCCAAACAGTGTTTGCTCAATTACTTCTATATGCAAATAGGAAAACAAGAG GGAAAGCAACTTGGAGCATTGTTAGATGAAGATCCAGCATTAATGGAGAAAAGACTGCAATGTGCAAAGAGGCTTGAACTGTACAAGTCAGCCCGGGATGAGATCGATTCTGTAGCATGGGTTCGGTGA
- the LOC141689108 gene encoding haloacid dehalogenase-like hydrolase domain-containing protein Sgpp, whose protein sequence is MASLVHSICTNLSKTPICGKNVCAFFSPKCSVSCRSSPLHSTSLQLTHAPLEAILFDIDGTLCDSDPIHYRAFVKMLQEVGFNGGVPICEEFFVEHLSGKFNDELCGVLLPDWEFEKAMQFMEDKEALFRRLADTELKPLNGLDKLRKWIEDRGLKRAAVTNAPKPNAEMMIAMVGLSDFFQTVVLAENCEHPKPYPDPYLKGLDAVNASPENTIVFEDSVSGTKAGVAAGMAVVGVGTRNPDKLLMEAGATYVIKDYNDEKLWNSLEAMETRA, encoded by the exons ATGGCATCCCTCGTTCACTCAATTTGTACCAACTTGTCAAAAACACCCATCTGCGGAAAGAATGTTTGTGCCTTCTTCTCTCCTAAATGCTCTGTTTCCTGTAGATCATCTCCTTTGCACAG cacaagtttgcaattaactcATGCTCCTCTGGAAGCAATACTATTTGATATTGATGGAACACTTTGTGACTCGGATCCTATTCACTACCGTGCCTTTGTCAAAATGCTTCAAGAG GTTGGTTTTAATGGCGGAGTACCTATATGTGAGGAGTTCTTTGTAGAGCATCTCAGTGGAAAATTTAATGATGAGCTTTGTGGTGTGCTGCTACCTGATTGGGAATTTGAAAAGGCTATGCAATTTATGGAAGATAAGGAAGCATTGTTTAGAAG ATTGGCAGACACAGAACTAAAGCCTCTAAATGGCTTAGACAAGTTGCGCAAATGGATTGAAGATCGTGGCTTAAAACGAGCTGCAGTCACTAATGCTCCAAAACCAAATGCCGAAATGATGATTGCAATGGTGGGCCTATCAGACTTCTTTCAGACAGTGGTTCTTGCTGAGAACTGTGAACATCCAAAACCTTACCCTGACCCCTATCTAAAGGGTCTAGATGCAGTCAATGCCTCTCCTGAGAACACAATTGTATTCGAG GACTCTGTATCTGGAACAAAAGCTGGGGTTGCAGCTGGAATGGCAGTTGTAGGTGTTGGTACAAGAAACCCTGATAAATTACTAATGGAAGCTGGAGCTACTTATGTCATTAAGGACTATAATGATGAGAAATTGTGGAATAGCTTAGAAGCGATGGAGACTAGGGCATAA